In Erpetoichthys calabaricus chromosome 2, fErpCal1.3, whole genome shotgun sequence, a genomic segment contains:
- the prdm8 gene encoding PR domain zinc finger protein 8 isoform X1 produces the protein MYMQSYLSFASIHCENMDLNYFSKSIWANDSKLPHHHLTDLLTSVYITRDVPEGTTFGPCLLQNTFYDTIAFIALKCSDRRNKSYVFRVDTEAMQNSPNVLHWLRLVQAASNSKEQNLEAFLKGGQLYFRSTRNIKKDEELLVWYDDELSHLLGFSEIKARLSPDGFKCLKCDQTFKNENPFMAHTRFLCIQGKNDFQERKMTEIKRTSRVTDFHNIARDLEFKRGNAKEDIANVFFRKGKCIDQESVKSNKSVLLEKTNFSNVHNTVFMNRDSQDVVPELTASVLKLSDGKYLLTESKSSAFTEVRKDKDRIKNEKTETISEKHNKQTGLNRLVADSALKSTGSAFSLVVPKGAEEDQKSAFCKPSKRVVSDCSALPPHKLNVSTGSLRDLSDSITSNDILGYGSLLGSKLLNTDLATTTSLQTNIHMTSSLPYASEAWPRQIGVQLQTTSSLTLLPPSFTSFGVAAQNWCAKCNLAFRMTSDLVFHMRSHHKKEFAVESQTKRRREEKLTCPICHEYFRERHHLSRHMTSHN, from the exons ATGTACATGCAATCGTATCTGTCTTTTGCGTCCATCCATTG TGAAAACATGGACCTTAACTACTTCTCCAAGTCAATATGGGCAAATGACAGCAAGTTACCCCACCATCACCTCACCGATCTTTTAACAAGTGTGTACATCACTCGGGACGTCCCAGAAGGAACTACTTTTGGACCCTGTCTCCTTCAAAACACGTTTTATGACACCATTGCATTTATAGCGCTGAAGTGTTCCGACAGAAGAAACAAGTCTTATGTGTTTCGG GTGGACACAGAAGCAATGCAGAATTCTCCGAATGTTCTCCACTGGCTGCGCCTTGTGCAAGCGGCCAGCAACAGCAAAGAGCAGAACCTTGAAGCCTTCCTGAAAGGCGGACAACTGTATTTCAGATCcacaagaaatataaagaaagacGAAGAGCTTCTCGTGTGGTACGATGATGAACTTTCTCACCTCTTGGGATTTAGTGAAATCAAAGCCCGCCTGTCACCTGATG GTTTTAAATGCTTGAAATGTGACCAGACATTCAAGAATGAAAACCCTTTCATGGCACATACACGCTTTCTTTGCATCCAAGGTAAAAATGATTTTCAAGAGAGAAAGATGACTGAAATAAAGCGCACTTCTCGGGTGACCGACTTTCACAATATTGCCCGGGATTTGGAGTTCAAACGAGGCAACGCAAAAGAAGACATCGCCAACGTATTTTTCCGCAAGGGAAAATGTATCGATCAAGAAAGTGTGAAAAGCAACAAATCAGTATTGCTGGAAAAGACCAATTTTTCTAACGTGCATAACACCGTCTTTATGAATAGGGACAGCCAAGATGTTGTTCCCGAGTTGACAGCTTCTGTTTTGAAACTCAGTGATGGTAAATATTTACTGACTGAATCTAAATCTAGCGCCTTTACTGAAGTACGGAAGGACAAGGACAGAATAAAGAACGAAAAGACAGAGACCATCTCAGAAAAACATAATAAGCAAACAGGGCTGAATCGGTTAGTAGCAGACTCCGCTTTGAAGTCGACAGGGAGCGCATTTTCTTTAGTAGTGCCAAAGGGAGCGGAGGAAGACCAAAAAAGTGCGTTCTGTAAGCCCAGTAAAAGGGTGGTAAGCGACTGCTCGGCTCTTCCGCCCCACAAGTTAAACGTTTCAACTGGGAGTCTAAGGGACTTGTCAGACTCTATTACCTCCAATGATATTTTAGGATATGGCAGTCTGTTGGGATCTAAATTATTAAACACCGATTTGGCGACCACGACCTCGCTTCAGACAAACATTCACATGACCTCATCCCTTCCTTACGCTTCCGAAGCCTGGCCTAGACAGATCGGAGTACAATTACAGACCACGTCTTCCCTAACTTTACTCCCACCCTCATTCACGTCTTTTGGGGTGGCAGCTCAGAACTGGTGCGCTAAATGTAACCTGGCTTTTCGGATGACGTCGGATTTGGTTTTTCACATGAGGTCCCATCACAAAAAGGAATTTGCTGTGGAATCGCAGACGAAGAGGAGGCGAGAAGAAAAACTAACCTGCCCGATCTGTCACGAATACTTCAGAGAGCGTCACCACCTATCACGGCATATGACGTCTCACAATTAA
- the prdm8 gene encoding PR domain zinc finger protein 8 isoform X2, which produces MDLNYFSKSIWANDSKLPHHHLTDLLTSVYITRDVPEGTTFGPCLLQNTFYDTIAFIALKCSDRRNKSYVFRVDTEAMQNSPNVLHWLRLVQAASNSKEQNLEAFLKGGQLYFRSTRNIKKDEELLVWYDDELSHLLGFSEIKARLSPDGFKCLKCDQTFKNENPFMAHTRFLCIQGKNDFQERKMTEIKRTSRVTDFHNIARDLEFKRGNAKEDIANVFFRKGKCIDQESVKSNKSVLLEKTNFSNVHNTVFMNRDSQDVVPELTASVLKLSDGKYLLTESKSSAFTEVRKDKDRIKNEKTETISEKHNKQTGLNRLVADSALKSTGSAFSLVVPKGAEEDQKSAFCKPSKRVVSDCSALPPHKLNVSTGSLRDLSDSITSNDILGYGSLLGSKLLNTDLATTTSLQTNIHMTSSLPYASEAWPRQIGVQLQTTSSLTLLPPSFTSFGVAAQNWCAKCNLAFRMTSDLVFHMRSHHKKEFAVESQTKRRREEKLTCPICHEYFRERHHLSRHMTSHN; this is translated from the exons ATGGACCTTAACTACTTCTCCAAGTCAATATGGGCAAATGACAGCAAGTTACCCCACCATCACCTCACCGATCTTTTAACAAGTGTGTACATCACTCGGGACGTCCCAGAAGGAACTACTTTTGGACCCTGTCTCCTTCAAAACACGTTTTATGACACCATTGCATTTATAGCGCTGAAGTGTTCCGACAGAAGAAACAAGTCTTATGTGTTTCGG GTGGACACAGAAGCAATGCAGAATTCTCCGAATGTTCTCCACTGGCTGCGCCTTGTGCAAGCGGCCAGCAACAGCAAAGAGCAGAACCTTGAAGCCTTCCTGAAAGGCGGACAACTGTATTTCAGATCcacaagaaatataaagaaagacGAAGAGCTTCTCGTGTGGTACGATGATGAACTTTCTCACCTCTTGGGATTTAGTGAAATCAAAGCCCGCCTGTCACCTGATG GTTTTAAATGCTTGAAATGTGACCAGACATTCAAGAATGAAAACCCTTTCATGGCACATACACGCTTTCTTTGCATCCAAGGTAAAAATGATTTTCAAGAGAGAAAGATGACTGAAATAAAGCGCACTTCTCGGGTGACCGACTTTCACAATATTGCCCGGGATTTGGAGTTCAAACGAGGCAACGCAAAAGAAGACATCGCCAACGTATTTTTCCGCAAGGGAAAATGTATCGATCAAGAAAGTGTGAAAAGCAACAAATCAGTATTGCTGGAAAAGACCAATTTTTCTAACGTGCATAACACCGTCTTTATGAATAGGGACAGCCAAGATGTTGTTCCCGAGTTGACAGCTTCTGTTTTGAAACTCAGTGATGGTAAATATTTACTGACTGAATCTAAATCTAGCGCCTTTACTGAAGTACGGAAGGACAAGGACAGAATAAAGAACGAAAAGACAGAGACCATCTCAGAAAAACATAATAAGCAAACAGGGCTGAATCGGTTAGTAGCAGACTCCGCTTTGAAGTCGACAGGGAGCGCATTTTCTTTAGTAGTGCCAAAGGGAGCGGAGGAAGACCAAAAAAGTGCGTTCTGTAAGCCCAGTAAAAGGGTGGTAAGCGACTGCTCGGCTCTTCCGCCCCACAAGTTAAACGTTTCAACTGGGAGTCTAAGGGACTTGTCAGACTCTATTACCTCCAATGATATTTTAGGATATGGCAGTCTGTTGGGATCTAAATTATTAAACACCGATTTGGCGACCACGACCTCGCTTCAGACAAACATTCACATGACCTCATCCCTTCCTTACGCTTCCGAAGCCTGGCCTAGACAGATCGGAGTACAATTACAGACCACGTCTTCCCTAACTTTACTCCCACCCTCATTCACGTCTTTTGGGGTGGCAGCTCAGAACTGGTGCGCTAAATGTAACCTGGCTTTTCGGATGACGTCGGATTTGGTTTTTCACATGAGGTCCCATCACAAAAAGGAATTTGCTGTGGAATCGCAGACGAAGAGGAGGCGAGAAGAAAAACTAACCTGCCCGATCTGTCACGAATACTTCAGAGAGCGTCACCACCTATCACGGCATATGACGTCTCACAATTAA